Proteins encoded in a region of the Chiloscyllium punctatum isolate Juve2018m chromosome 16, sChiPun1.3, whole genome shotgun sequence genome:
- the LOC140487240 gene encoding olfactory receptor class A-like protein 4: MEVETTAHLILYGLLVFLGILGNILVLVTILATTVENHGLAASDIILSNLAAVNLLLSIFRNILLFIAESGVNILLTLNWCRIFMFLWVWLKSVSVWVTFCLSCFHFLKIKQHVHLSTKRKEIIYVLVILLAVWFVNFLYAVPAFVYSHAVSGNETKILMVVSTTTDPFLGCVWRFPTRESGIMFAVFTLVLHELIPILLMVGTNLSTVYYLSKHIRAIADEHLHSVQVERTAAKLILALVTLFVLCTLTHMLAVGYYNHNAGPSTAFLLTLARYFASLFIGFSPLLIAAGHSKLRNKVCKVLHIKIV; the protein is encoded by the coding sequence ATGGAAGTAGAAACAACAGCTCATCTCATTTTATATGGACTGCTGGTGTTTCTGGGTATTTTGGGAAATATTTTGGTCTTGGTAACAATATTAGCCACAACGGTGGAAAACCATGGACTTGCTGCTTCTGACATCATCCTCAGCAACCTGGCAGCAGTCAATCTGCTCCTATCAATCTTCCGGAACATCCTCCTGTTCATCGCGGAGTCAGGGGTCAACATCTTGCTGACCCTCAACTGGTGCCGAATATTCATGTTCCTCTGGGTGTGGCTaaagtctgtgagtgtgtgggttaCCTTCTGCCTGAGTTGTTTTCATTTTCTCAAGATAAAACAACATGTCCATCTGAGCACCAAGAGGAAGGAGATTATATATGTGTTGGTGATATTGCTTGCCGTGTGGTTTGTTAATTTTCTGTACGCAGTCCCAGCTTTTGTTTACTCCCATGCTGTCAGTGGGAACGAaacaaagattctgatggtggtCAGCACCACCACAGACCCTTTCCTGGGCTGTGTTTGGAGGTTCCCAACTCGAGAAAGTGGCATAATGTTTGCAGTCTTCACCCTTGTCCTTCATGAACTCATACCCATTTTACTGATGGTGGGCACCAATCTCAGCACTGTGTATTACCTCAGCAAACACATTAGAGCAATTGCAGACGAGCATTTGCACAGTGTGCAGGTTGAGAGGACAGCTGCCAAGCTGATCCTGGCTCTAGTAACATTGTTTGTCCTCTGTACGCTCACTCACATGTTAGCTGTGGGTTATTACAATCACAATGCGGGCCCATCCACTGCCTTTCTGCTGACTCTGGCGAGGTACTTTGCCTCACTGTTTATAGGCTTCAGTCCTCTGTTAATAGCTGCGGGACACAGCAAACTGCGAAATAAAGTTTGCAAGGTATTACACATCAAAATAGTTTAA